One genomic region from Xyrauchen texanus isolate HMW12.3.18 chromosome 4, RBS_HiC_50CHRs, whole genome shotgun sequence encodes:
- the LOC127637072 gene encoding transgelin-3-like translates to MANKGPSYGLSREVQSKIDKKYDPELEERLVQWIIAQCGDSVGTPQPGKQGFQQWLKDGCILCELINSLYKDSKPVKKIASSGMAFKQMEQISQFLGAAERYGVTKSDMFQTVDLWEGKDLAAVQMTLMCLGSLAVTKSDDCYRGDPSWFHKKSQENKRDFSDEQLKEGQSVIGLQMGTNKGASQTGMTGYGRPRQILNNK, encoded by the exons ATGGCAAATAAAGGTCCATCCTATGGTCTGAGCCGTGAGGTGCAGAGTAAGATTGACAAGAAATATGATCCTGAGCTGGAGGAGCGACTGGTGCAGTGGATCATTGCTCAGTGTGGGGATTCAGTAGGAACACCTCAACCTGGAAAACAAGGCTTCCAGCAGTGGCTTAAGGATGGATGT ATTTTATGTGAGCTGATTAACAGTCTCTATAAGGATTCAAAGCCAGTGAAAAAGATTGCAAGTTCTGGAATGGCTTTTAAACAGATGGAGCAGATCTCACAGTTCCTCGGTGCAGCTGAACGCTACGGAGTCACCAAGTCTGACATGTTCCAAACAGTGGACCTCTGGGAGG GTAAGGACCTTGCTGCTGTGCAGATGACCCTGATGTGTTTGGGGAGTCTGGCTGTTACTAAGAGTGATGATTGTTACCGTGGTGACCCCAGTTGGTTTCACAA GAAATCGCAAGAGAACAAGAGGGACTTTTCTGACGAACAGCTGAAAGAGGGTCAAAGTGTAATTGGCCTACAGATGGGCACTAACAAAGGGGCATCGCAGACAGGCATGACTGGTTATGGTCGACCTCGGCAGatcttaaacaataaataa